The sequence GCCCATCACCAACCGGCTCGGTGAAATGGAAGTTCGCCAAACCGTCTTTGCGTGCCCGGCTCTCGAAGTCCGCACGCTGGCTGGCGGGCACGCGCGGCACCCATTCCAAGGCCTGGACTTCAGGATGCTGCGCCAAGAGGCCAGCGGCGGCACCCTGAAACTCGCGGCGCTCCACCAAGTCGGAATAGAGAAATAACATTTGCAGGGCCTGCAACGATCCCTGCGCCTGGTTGATTTGCTGGCAGAGCAGGTCGAATTGAACCTCCGCGTACCGACCAAATTCATCCTCGATTTGCAGCCGTTCCCACCGGCTCGCAATGCAATACAGGAGGCCGGCAAGCCCCAGCCCCACCGCAAACAAGACGCCGGGCAGCCACCTGAATTTAGGTGGCGCGGCGGCGGGCAGCGGCCCCCCGCTAGCGGCTTGGTTCATCGTCATGCGGTGAAGGGTTGGAATTTACGGCCTCATGCCCAATAATGGAAATCCACGTTCGGGAACAGGTTGTCCAGGGATTCAATGCGGGCCAGCCATTTTTCGTCCACGCTGGCGCTGGTGAGCTGCTGGTACAGCGTCAGGAACCGGAGCAAGTGGTCCCGGACGCGCCGGCGGGCGTATTCGGGGCTGGTGCCGGTGCGCAGGATGAACGGCCAATCGCTGGCTTGCGCCAACAGCAATTCGCGCGCCGCCTGTTTGAGAGCGCGCTCAAACAGGCCGCTGGCGTTGGGAAAACGTTGGGCCAGCTCGGTCATCCGCGCTTGCGCGATTTGCAGGTGGGGGAAAATCCATTCATTGGTCTCGTTGAGCCAGAGCTTGTAATAGCCCTCCTCGCCCCAACTTGAGGCGGCGGGGCGCGCCACCTGGTTGGTGGGTTGTTTTTTCAAGTATTCCTCGGGCGTGATGAAGGTGAACGCCTGCTGGTCATAGTAGGCCTTGCGCACATACAGGTCCAGGAACTCCGGCCCCTCGTACCACCAGTGGCCGAAGAGTTCGGCGTCGTAGGGTGAAAGCAGCAGCGGCGGACGGTCCATGACGTTCGCCAGGTTGCGGATTTGTTCAAGGCGCGCCTGGAGAAAATGGGCCGCATGTTCATCCGCCGCGCGCAGCGCCTGACCGCGATCATACACGGCCTTATTCGCCGTGTTGCCGGTGATGCGGTAGTACTTCAAGCCGGTGAAACCGCGCATATCCGGGCTGGGCAGGTACGGACGCACGTAGTCGTAATCCAGATCGTACCCGATGTCGCGGTAAAAATCCCGGTATCGAAAATCGCCGGGATACCCTTCGTTACGGCTCCAGACTTGGCGGGCGGACTCAAGGTCGCGCCCAAAGGCGGCAATACCGTTGGGGGTGAACAAAGGCGCAAAGACGCCGTAACGCGGACGCGGGGTGGCATGTAAAATGCCGTGGGTATCCGTGATGAACCAGCGGATATTGGCTTCCTGCAACACGTCTTCCACGCCTTCGGCATACGCGCATTCCGGCAGCCAGATGCCGCGCGGCGCGCGCCCGAAGTGGCGCTGATAATCATCGCACGCCGTAAGGATTTGCGCCCGCACTGCGGGCCGGTGCTCGGCCAGCAACGGCAGCAGCGCGTGCGTGGCGGCGCAGGTGATGATTTCCAGCAAACCCTGACTCTGCAATTCACCAAAGGCCGCCACCAGATCCCCACCGCAGCCGGTCCATTCATCCCGGATGCCGCACAGACGGTGGTGATACATCCAGGCCAGTTCCCGAAAGGGGCGGTCCCAGTGGGTGCGGTGAATTTCTTTTTCCGCCAGTTCAATCAGGCCGGCCAGATGCCGTTCGTAACGCAACCGGAGCAAAGGATCCCGCAGCATCGCGCACAACGTGGGCGTCAGGGTCAGCGTCAGCGGCGCGCGCATCCCATCCTTGCGCCAGCCGCGCAGCAGCATCAGCAGCGGCAGATAGGATTCAGTAAGCGCCTCATACAACCAGTTCTCCTCCAGGAATTTTTCATGTTCC is a genomic window of Verrucomicrobiota bacterium containing:
- a CDS encoding 1,4-alpha-glucan branching protein domain-containing protein, which codes for MPMQGYHAIVLHAHLPFVRHPEHEKFLEENWLYEALTESYLPLLMLLRGWRKDGMRAPLTLTLTPTLCAMLRDPLLRLRYERHLAGLIELAEKEIHRTHWDRPFRELAWMYHHRLCGIRDEWTGCGGDLVAAFGELQSQGLLEIITCAATHALLPLLAEHRPAVRAQILTACDDYQRHFGRAPRGIWLPECAYAEGVEDVLQEANIRWFITDTHGILHATPRPRYGVFAPLFTPNGIAAFGRDLESARQVWSRNEGYPGDFRYRDFYRDIGYDLDYDYVRPYLPSPDMRGFTGLKYYRITGNTANKAVYDRGQALRAADEHAAHFLQARLEQIRNLANVMDRPPLLLSPYDAELFGHWWYEGPEFLDLYVRKAYYDQQAFTFITPEEYLKKQPTNQVARPAASSWGEEGYYKLWLNETNEWIFPHLQIAQARMTELAQRFPNASGLFERALKQAARELLLAQASDWPFILRTGTSPEYARRRVRDHLLRFLTLYQQLTSASVDEKWLARIESLDNLFPNVDFHYWA